The Ornithodoros turicata isolate Travis chromosome 9, ASM3712646v1, whole genome shotgun sequence genome includes a region encoding these proteins:
- the LOC135368403 gene encoding sorbin and SH3 domain-containing protein 1-like isoform X5, with translation MASQQIKKKKKTLDKISLPNYSQQDTSTFRTSMHMELVEAENDDAKEEPPPSKNASTIVIETTLKSPEAKEKKEEKETNGEQGTYRNMGPTFKAKASNAVWSPWSSDRSTKPQDMEQNDSAETAASDNITNGVSNERGDDRPSFKPVKFSPLPVRSQAINEAMSVDSPSTVSSATPSATWSPVIQHKNDESSKCSEVSPTEHSTSTAMQISPQVTSGTESPVGLSRSGLSLPHYQNPTITLLQKAREGHIPRGALYIDEHPRAHHREMGYNEPYIYDEKTTVDGDQVHMDTYYAMRTKQDLGKTSTLVKAPSKYEGIGPTVNGIPVSLRTDALGEQNVKDEYGSDWYKTMFKRLHKHGENGSFTVGYKRKGNRHTDGYMSEPEFSRNTEKDTPMFGGRSAKRAISRNAPGSFSTDSFKIQPRSITEYEPGHSSIADREAVVSRFLPPLDAPKPSYTMSDGYESDSTLIHKSGRSINHLDPKQQKEWYRAIQRGEDIPFEGLGKPAPRKPVEPVIGPYPPDNSDLDEYEAQLHRYLDTEVNIHYKSPVHTLEKEYVEEDELRRRQEVAMRKFYEEEFHKKQMQQVAEREMRRHNDFFTPSQKSPIPLNRYENTFQTSPKFSRSHATRTLARVLYNFTAQSSKELNLRKGDLVYIIRKLDRNWYEGEHHGLVGIFPVSYIEVIPPENAQLQPKKALEGLARAKFNFCAQTPVELSFFKGETIVLMRRVDANWYEGRIGNKRGIFPVSYVNVVTEPQELASSISPKPPASPVYSPLVNGGSLHKRPAHYNYEDAPPSQPRDMTRSTGLHIDTYNDPISYRVLYPYKPQNEDELELFEGDTVYVIEKCDDGWYVGSSLKTGLFGTFPGNYVERL, from the exons GGACCTATAGGAATATGGGCCCGACCTTTAAGGCCAAGGCATCGAATGCCG tATGGAGTCCATGGAGCAGTGATAGGAGTACAAAACCACAGGACATGGAACAAAACGATTCTGCAGAAACTGCTGCTAGCGATAACATAACGAACGGTGTGTCCAACGAAAGGGGCGATGACAGACCTTCCTTCAAGCCGGTCAAGTTTAGCCCACTACCGGTCCGGTCGCAG GCAATAAACGAGGCCATGTCAGTCGACTCGCCGTCTACAGTGTCTTCTGCTACGCCGAGTGCCACGTGGAGTCCCGTCATCCAACACAAAAATGATGAGAGCAGCAAATGTTCCGAGGTGTCTCCCACTGAACACTCCACAAGCACTGCCATGCAAATCAGTCCTCAAGTAACCAGTGGTACAGAATCCCCAGTGGGTCTGTCGCGGAGTGGTTTGTCACTGCCTCACTACCAGAACCCCACCATAACACTACTTCAGAAGGCAAGAG AAGGGCACATTCCACGGGGAGCTCTTTACATTGACGAACACCCGAGAG CACATCATAGAGAAATGGGATATAATGAACCGTACATCTACGATGAGAAGACAACGGTAGACGGAGACCAGGTGCACATGGACACATATTACGCGATGCGGACCAAGCAGGACCTTGGGAAAACGAGCACGCTTGTGAAGGCGCCTTCCAAGTATGAGGGCATTGGACCCACAGTGAATGGAATACCTGTCAGTCTACGAACT GATGCACTTGGTGAGCAG AATGTCAAAGATGAATATGGTAGTGACTGGTACAAGACAATGTTCAAGAGGTTGCACAAGCATGGAGAAA ACGGGTCATTCACAGTTGGCTACAAGAGGAAAG GAAATCGACACACAGACGGGTACATGTCAGAGCCCGAGTTCAGCAGGAACACCGAGAAAG ACACACCTATGTTTGGAGGACGAAGCGCCAAGAGGGCGATCAGCAGAAATGCTCCCGGCAG TTTCTCTACTGACTCCTTCAAGATTCAACCAAGGAGCATCACAGAGTACGAACCTGGGCATTCTTCGATTGCCGATCGTGAAGCTGTG GTTTCTAGGTTCTTGCCTCCGCTGGATGCGCCAAAGCCAAGCTA CACAATGAGTGACGGGTACGAGTCAGACTCTACACTAATCCACAAGTCTGGCCGCTCCATAAACCACCTGGATCCCAAACAGCAGAAGGAGTGGTACAGGGCCATCCAACGTGGAGAGGACATTCCCTTTGAAGGGTTGGGCAAGCCTGCTCCTCGAAAGCCAGTCG AACCAGTTATTGGACCGTACCCCCCGGACAATTCAGATCTCGACGAATATGAAG CTCAGCTACATCGTTACCTGGACACCGAGGTGAACATTCACTACAAGAGCCCCGTGCACACGTTGGAGAAGGAGTACGTGGAAGAAGACGAGCTTCGTCGGAGGCAAGAGGTTGCC ATGAGAAAATTCTACGAAGAAGAATTTCACAAAAAGCAGATGCAGCAGGTTGCAGAGAGGGAAATGCGACGACACAATGATTTCTTCAC TCCTTCACAGAAGTCTCCCATACCCCTCAATCGTTACGAGAACACATTTCAGACGTCGCCAAAGTTTTCTCGGTCGCATGCCACCCGGACGTTAGCTCGCGTCCTGTACAACTTCACGGCACAATCTTCCAA AGAGCTAAATTTGAGGAAAGGAGACCTGGTGTACATCATTCGCAAGCTCGATCGAAACTGGTACGAAGGGGAGCATCACGGCCTGGTTGGCATCTTCCCCGTCAGCTATATTGAG GTAATCCCTCCAGAAAATGCACAGCTACAACCAAAGAAGGCCCTCGAAGGATTGGCACGGGCAAAGTTTAATTTCTGTGCGCAGACGCCCGTAGAGCTCTCGTTTTTCAAG GGGGAGACTATTGTGCTGATGCGTAGAGTGGATGCCAATTGGTACGAAGGCCGCATTGGCAACAAGAGAGGCATCTTTCCTGTCTCGTACGTGAACGTGGTTACGGAGCCCCAAGAACTTG CTTCTTCCATCTCCCCCAAGCCTCCTGCAAGCCCTGTCTA CAGCCCGCTTGTTAATGGCGGTTCTTTGCACAAGAGGCCTGCACATTACAACTATGAG GATGCTCCACCTAGCCAACCCAGGGACATGACACGCAGCACTGGCCTCCACATAGATACCTACAATGACCCAATCTC CTACCGGGTGCTATACCCATACAAGCCCCAGAACGAAGATGAGTTGGAGCTGTTTGAAGGGGACACAGTGTATGTCATAGAAAAGTGCGATGATGGGTGGTATGTTGGATCGTCACTCAAGACTGGACTCTTTGGTACCTTCCCTGGAAATTATGTGGAACGTCTATAA
- the LOC135368403 gene encoding sorbin and SH3 domain-containing protein 1-like isoform X7, translated as MEQNDSAETAASDNITNGVSNERGDDRPSFKPVKFSPLPVRSQAINEAMSVDSPSTVSSATPSATWSPVIQHKNDESSKCSEVSPTEHSTSTAMQISPQVTSGTESPVGLSRSGLSLPHYQNPTITLLQKAREGHIPRGALYIDEHPRAHHREMGYNEPYIYDEKTTVDGDQVHMDTYYAMRTKQDLGKTSTLVKAPSKYEGIGPTVNGIPVSLRTDALGEQNVKDEYGSDWYKTMFKRLHKHGENGSFTVGYKRKGNRHTDGYMSEPEFSRNTEKDTPMFGGRSAKRAISRNAPGSFSTDSFKIQPRSITEYEPGHSSIADREAVVSRFLPPLDAPKPSYTMSDGYESDSTLIHKSGRSINHLDPKQQKEWYRAIQRGEDIPFEGLGKPAPRKPVEPVIGPYPPDNSDLDEYEAQLHRYLDTEVNIHYKSPVHTLEKEYVEEDELRRRQEVAMRKFYEEEFHKKQMQQVAEREMRRHNDFFTPSQKSPIPLNRYENTFQTSPKFSRSHATRTLARVLYNFTAQSSKELNLRKGDLVYIIRKLDRNWYEGEHHGLVGIFPVSYIEVIPPENAQLQPKKALEGLARAKFNFCAQTPVELSFFKGETIVLMRRVDANWYEGRIGNKRGIFPVSYVNVVTEPQELASSISPKPPASPVYSPLVNGGSLHKRPAHYNYEDAPPSQPRDMTRSTGLHIDTYNDPISYRVLYPYKPQNEDELELFEGDTVYVIEKCDDGWYVGSSLKTGLFGTFPGNYVERL; from the exons ATGGAACAAAACGATTCTGCAGAAACTGCTGCTAGCGATAACATAACGAACGGTGTGTCCAACGAAAGGGGCGATGACAGACCTTCCTTCAAGCCGGTCAAGTTTAGCCCACTACCGGTCCGGTCGCAG GCAATAAACGAGGCCATGTCAGTCGACTCGCCGTCTACAGTGTCTTCTGCTACGCCGAGTGCCACGTGGAGTCCCGTCATCCAACACAAAAATGATGAGAGCAGCAAATGTTCCGAGGTGTCTCCCACTGAACACTCCACAAGCACTGCCATGCAAATCAGTCCTCAAGTAACCAGTGGTACAGAATCCCCAGTGGGTCTGTCGCGGAGTGGTTTGTCACTGCCTCACTACCAGAACCCCACCATAACACTACTTCAGAAGGCAAGAG AAGGGCACATTCCACGGGGAGCTCTTTACATTGACGAACACCCGAGAG CACATCATAGAGAAATGGGATATAATGAACCGTACATCTACGATGAGAAGACAACGGTAGACGGAGACCAGGTGCACATGGACACATATTACGCGATGCGGACCAAGCAGGACCTTGGGAAAACGAGCACGCTTGTGAAGGCGCCTTCCAAGTATGAGGGCATTGGACCCACAGTGAATGGAATACCTGTCAGTCTACGAACT GATGCACTTGGTGAGCAG AATGTCAAAGATGAATATGGTAGTGACTGGTACAAGACAATGTTCAAGAGGTTGCACAAGCATGGAGAAA ACGGGTCATTCACAGTTGGCTACAAGAGGAAAG GAAATCGACACACAGACGGGTACATGTCAGAGCCCGAGTTCAGCAGGAACACCGAGAAAG ACACACCTATGTTTGGAGGACGAAGCGCCAAGAGGGCGATCAGCAGAAATGCTCCCGGCAG TTTCTCTACTGACTCCTTCAAGATTCAACCAAGGAGCATCACAGAGTACGAACCTGGGCATTCTTCGATTGCCGATCGTGAAGCTGTG GTTTCTAGGTTCTTGCCTCCGCTGGATGCGCCAAAGCCAAGCTA CACAATGAGTGACGGGTACGAGTCAGACTCTACACTAATCCACAAGTCTGGCCGCTCCATAAACCACCTGGATCCCAAACAGCAGAAGGAGTGGTACAGGGCCATCCAACGTGGAGAGGACATTCCCTTTGAAGGGTTGGGCAAGCCTGCTCCTCGAAAGCCAGTCG AACCAGTTATTGGACCGTACCCCCCGGACAATTCAGATCTCGACGAATATGAAG CTCAGCTACATCGTTACCTGGACACCGAGGTGAACATTCACTACAAGAGCCCCGTGCACACGTTGGAGAAGGAGTACGTGGAAGAAGACGAGCTTCGTCGGAGGCAAGAGGTTGCC ATGAGAAAATTCTACGAAGAAGAATTTCACAAAAAGCAGATGCAGCAGGTTGCAGAGAGGGAAATGCGACGACACAATGATTTCTTCAC TCCTTCACAGAAGTCTCCCATACCCCTCAATCGTTACGAGAACACATTTCAGACGTCGCCAAAGTTTTCTCGGTCGCATGCCACCCGGACGTTAGCTCGCGTCCTGTACAACTTCACGGCACAATCTTCCAA AGAGCTAAATTTGAGGAAAGGAGACCTGGTGTACATCATTCGCAAGCTCGATCGAAACTGGTACGAAGGGGAGCATCACGGCCTGGTTGGCATCTTCCCCGTCAGCTATATTGAG GTAATCCCTCCAGAAAATGCACAGCTACAACCAAAGAAGGCCCTCGAAGGATTGGCACGGGCAAAGTTTAATTTCTGTGCGCAGACGCCCGTAGAGCTCTCGTTTTTCAAG GGGGAGACTATTGTGCTGATGCGTAGAGTGGATGCCAATTGGTACGAAGGCCGCATTGGCAACAAGAGAGGCATCTTTCCTGTCTCGTACGTGAACGTGGTTACGGAGCCCCAAGAACTTG CTTCTTCCATCTCCCCCAAGCCTCCTGCAAGCCCTGTCTA CAGCCCGCTTGTTAATGGCGGTTCTTTGCACAAGAGGCCTGCACATTACAACTATGAG GATGCTCCACCTAGCCAACCCAGGGACATGACACGCAGCACTGGCCTCCACATAGATACCTACAATGACCCAATCTC CTACCGGGTGCTATACCCATACAAGCCCCAGAACGAAGATGAGTTGGAGCTGTTTGAAGGGGACACAGTGTATGTCATAGAAAAGTGCGATGATGGGTGGTATGTTGGATCGTCACTCAAGACTGGACTCTTTGGTACCTTCCCTGGAAATTATGTGGAACGTCTATAA
- the LOC135368403 gene encoding sorbin and SH3 domain-containing protein 1-like isoform X6: protein MRSALWSPWSSDRSTKPQDMEQNDSAETAASDNITNGVSNERGDDRPSFKPVKFSPLPVRSQAINEAMSVDSPSTVSSATPSATWSPVIQHKNDESSKCSEVSPTEHSTSTAMQISPQVTSGTESPVGLSRSGLSLPHYQNPTITLLQKAREGHIPRGALYIDEHPRAHHREMGYNEPYIYDEKTTVDGDQVHMDTYYAMRTKQDLGKTSTLVKAPSKYEGIGPTVNGIPVSLRTDALGEQNVKDEYGSDWYKTMFKRLHKHGENGSFTVGYKRKGNRHTDGYMSEPEFSRNTEKDTPMFGGRSAKRAISRNAPGSFSTDSFKIQPRSITEYEPGHSSIADREAVVSRFLPPLDAPKPSYTMSDGYESDSTLIHKSGRSINHLDPKQQKEWYRAIQRGEDIPFEGLGKPAPRKPVEPVIGPYPPDNSDLDEYEAQLHRYLDTEVNIHYKSPVHTLEKEYVEEDELRRRQEVAMRKFYEEEFHKKQMQQVAEREMRRHNDFFTPSQKSPIPLNRYENTFQTSPKFSRSHATRTLARVLYNFTAQSSKELNLRKGDLVYIIRKLDRNWYEGEHHGLVGIFPVSYIEVIPPENAQLQPKKALEGLARAKFNFCAQTPVELSFFKGETIVLMRRVDANWYEGRIGNKRGIFPVSYVNVVTEPQELASSISPKPPASPVYSPLVNGGSLHKRPAHYNYEDAPPSQPRDMTRSTGLHIDTYNDPISYRVLYPYKPQNEDELELFEGDTVYVIEKCDDGWYVGSSLKTGLFGTFPGNYVERL from the exons ATGCGCTCAGCTT tATGGAGTCCATGGAGCAGTGATAGGAGTACAAAACCACAGGACATGGAACAAAACGATTCTGCAGAAACTGCTGCTAGCGATAACATAACGAACGGTGTGTCCAACGAAAGGGGCGATGACAGACCTTCCTTCAAGCCGGTCAAGTTTAGCCCACTACCGGTCCGGTCGCAG GCAATAAACGAGGCCATGTCAGTCGACTCGCCGTCTACAGTGTCTTCTGCTACGCCGAGTGCCACGTGGAGTCCCGTCATCCAACACAAAAATGATGAGAGCAGCAAATGTTCCGAGGTGTCTCCCACTGAACACTCCACAAGCACTGCCATGCAAATCAGTCCTCAAGTAACCAGTGGTACAGAATCCCCAGTGGGTCTGTCGCGGAGTGGTTTGTCACTGCCTCACTACCAGAACCCCACCATAACACTACTTCAGAAGGCAAGAG AAGGGCACATTCCACGGGGAGCTCTTTACATTGACGAACACCCGAGAG CACATCATAGAGAAATGGGATATAATGAACCGTACATCTACGATGAGAAGACAACGGTAGACGGAGACCAGGTGCACATGGACACATATTACGCGATGCGGACCAAGCAGGACCTTGGGAAAACGAGCACGCTTGTGAAGGCGCCTTCCAAGTATGAGGGCATTGGACCCACAGTGAATGGAATACCTGTCAGTCTACGAACT GATGCACTTGGTGAGCAG AATGTCAAAGATGAATATGGTAGTGACTGGTACAAGACAATGTTCAAGAGGTTGCACAAGCATGGAGAAA ACGGGTCATTCACAGTTGGCTACAAGAGGAAAG GAAATCGACACACAGACGGGTACATGTCAGAGCCCGAGTTCAGCAGGAACACCGAGAAAG ACACACCTATGTTTGGAGGACGAAGCGCCAAGAGGGCGATCAGCAGAAATGCTCCCGGCAG TTTCTCTACTGACTCCTTCAAGATTCAACCAAGGAGCATCACAGAGTACGAACCTGGGCATTCTTCGATTGCCGATCGTGAAGCTGTG GTTTCTAGGTTCTTGCCTCCGCTGGATGCGCCAAAGCCAAGCTA CACAATGAGTGACGGGTACGAGTCAGACTCTACACTAATCCACAAGTCTGGCCGCTCCATAAACCACCTGGATCCCAAACAGCAGAAGGAGTGGTACAGGGCCATCCAACGTGGAGAGGACATTCCCTTTGAAGGGTTGGGCAAGCCTGCTCCTCGAAAGCCAGTCG AACCAGTTATTGGACCGTACCCCCCGGACAATTCAGATCTCGACGAATATGAAG CTCAGCTACATCGTTACCTGGACACCGAGGTGAACATTCACTACAAGAGCCCCGTGCACACGTTGGAGAAGGAGTACGTGGAAGAAGACGAGCTTCGTCGGAGGCAAGAGGTTGCC ATGAGAAAATTCTACGAAGAAGAATTTCACAAAAAGCAGATGCAGCAGGTTGCAGAGAGGGAAATGCGACGACACAATGATTTCTTCAC TCCTTCACAGAAGTCTCCCATACCCCTCAATCGTTACGAGAACACATTTCAGACGTCGCCAAAGTTTTCTCGGTCGCATGCCACCCGGACGTTAGCTCGCGTCCTGTACAACTTCACGGCACAATCTTCCAA AGAGCTAAATTTGAGGAAAGGAGACCTGGTGTACATCATTCGCAAGCTCGATCGAAACTGGTACGAAGGGGAGCATCACGGCCTGGTTGGCATCTTCCCCGTCAGCTATATTGAG GTAATCCCTCCAGAAAATGCACAGCTACAACCAAAGAAGGCCCTCGAAGGATTGGCACGGGCAAAGTTTAATTTCTGTGCGCAGACGCCCGTAGAGCTCTCGTTTTTCAAG GGGGAGACTATTGTGCTGATGCGTAGAGTGGATGCCAATTGGTACGAAGGCCGCATTGGCAACAAGAGAGGCATCTTTCCTGTCTCGTACGTGAACGTGGTTACGGAGCCCCAAGAACTTG CTTCTTCCATCTCCCCCAAGCCTCCTGCAAGCCCTGTCTA CAGCCCGCTTGTTAATGGCGGTTCTTTGCACAAGAGGCCTGCACATTACAACTATGAG GATGCTCCACCTAGCCAACCCAGGGACATGACACGCAGCACTGGCCTCCACATAGATACCTACAATGACCCAATCTC CTACCGGGTGCTATACCCATACAAGCCCCAGAACGAAGATGAGTTGGAGCTGTTTGAAGGGGACACAGTGTATGTCATAGAAAAGTGCGATGATGGGTGGTATGTTGGATCGTCACTCAAGACTGGACTCTTTGGTACCTTCCCTGGAAATTATGTGGAACGTCTATAA